The genomic segment GGTGGTGCCGATGTGCTTCTGGTTGTGGTGGACGCAGACGACCTCCACGTCGTACAGGCTGAACTGAACCTTGACGCGCTCGTTGGGGGAGCTCAGGAAACAGAGGGTGTAGAGGGCGAACTCAAACTCAGGACTGACCCCGATGAAGATGCTGCCCTTGGGCTTGAAGCCTTCCTTCCAGCTGAACTGCAGGGCCATGATGTGCTTGTTCTCGTCGGGCTGGGGACAGAGAGTTTGTTCACTGGTATTattatcagtgtttcccccagcactgtgttgttaaggcggccttaacaacaatagggccccgccttgactaccaatgtatataaTAATTTTCTTTAtaaactattattttattttttattaatatacattaacaaagtagaaaactctcgtagggaaagaaaacatacttccatcaggtgtaaaaaataaagatcaataatgcatcggtaatactgttcacaacaatgGTCGTGCCATCAAGCCTTTTGACCAccttgaccaccttgactaagacatttactgggggaaacactgattattatgtgtgtgcgtgtgtctgtgtgtgtgggtttgtgtgtgtatgggggggggggggttgtacagAGTGCAACCCCCCGGTTTGCAAATGACACacgacacaaaataaaatatatgaataattGATCAGAACGTCTCCTAAGTCAAGTCATGCAATCATTTGACCCGCTTACTTTGTATAGATTTATTTTTGGATTTTTATGCTTGATGATAGAGTGAAATTGCggctaagggagagagagggaaggacgtGCATCAAAGGaccaggaatcaaacccgggtcaCTGCGGTCAGGActgggccttaatggtacgGGCTCTACCCGGCGAGCCACCAGGGCGCCCCTGACCCACTGACCTGTGGGGAGTTGGCGTTGACACTGTAGCCTTTGTAGTCGATGTGGCCCAGCTTCTCCTGCAGGTACAGCTGGATCCAGTTGTGGAATCCAATGACAGTGCGGCCGCGTCTGGTCTCACCGACAAACACATGCTCGAACCCCGAGGAGTCTGGCCTGGGGGACAGGGGCCTCAGCGTCAGCCTAGCACTGGACTCTAGCCTAGCACTGGACTCTAGCCTAGAACTGGACTCTAGCCTAGCACTGGACTCTAGCCTAGCACTACCCTAGCACTGGACTCTAGCCTAGCACTGGACTCTAGCCTAGAACTGGACTCTAGCCTAGCACTGGACTCTAGCCTAGAACTGGACTCTAGCCTAGCACTGGACTCTAGCCTAGCACTGGACTCTAGCCTAGAACTGGACTCTAGCCTAGCACTGGACTCTAGCCTAGCACTGGACTCTAGCCTAGCACTACCCTAGCACTGGACTCTAGCCTAGAACTGGACTCTAGCCTAGCACTGGACTCTAGCCTAGAACTGGACTCTAGCCTAGCACTGGACTCTAGCCTAGCACTGGACTCTAGCCTAGAACTGGACTCTAGCCTAGCACTGGACTCTAGCCTAGCACTGGACTCTGGCCTAGCACTGGACTCTAGCCTAGCACTGGACTCTAGCCTAGCACTGGACTCTAGCCTAGCACTGGACTCTAGCCTAGAACTGGACTCTAGCCTAGCACTGGACTCTAGCCTAGAACTGGACTCTAGCCTAGCACTGGACTCTAGCCTAGCACTGGACTCTGGCCTAGCACTGGACTCTAGCCTAGCACTGGTGTCCGTGTTCAGCATCCAACACAGGCCACTTGTTAACATGGGCGTTGAGTAACTAGATCCAAAATAGGAACGCAAATGctgtgtgtattaaataatataataattgcgTCCGACATAAAATATTGGACACAGATACCACTCACTGTCTACTtactattaaaaaaataaagttttgaAGTAGTTAGTGTAAGCTCTGCCCTGTGTTACCCTGGGCAGCACCAGCCCCCATGATGCAACAGtgcagaaggaagaggagggaaacCGCCACCTACCTGCTGGCTCCTTTCCGGGCGTAAAGTTCAAACCAGATCGTGTACAGCTGCTTCTTAAAGTCTGTCTCGTTCTCCGGAGAGAGTTTCTTATCCACAAGGTACTTATGGGCTATCTGTAAGCATacagaggagaagaaaaaaaaaagtttcagtGCCACTTTTCTAGATGTTCTCAGAAGAATGTCATGGTGTGTGCTGGGATCTATCCCTTGCAGATACCTTCATGGTGGGCGTCTGGACGAGGGAGTCCAGGAACTTGTggttctccgcctcctcctctggggTCACTATCTCGGGCTCTCCGGTAGCACTCACGTAGTTATCCAGGAGAGAAATGAAAGCTGTGCCACGATGGGACACAGAAGGGTTTTTAAATGTCCTTCTTACAAAAAGTTTGGATGCCTTCAAACATAAAGATTGGATTTCTgattgataaaaaagaaaagcattTTCCAAAAGACACATTGGTCGAATTTGGATCTTTCTGGCTCAATGTTGATCATACACTGACTTGATGAGAGGCTGATTGCGGTTACgattttttaactttgaaaagAAGGATGTTTAATGTATCATTCCCACTACAGAAGCATAACTTAAGACACACCTAAACTGCTAATTCCATTCTTCTTCCCAGTTACAGTAAATATGGCATTAAAGGCCAATTGGAGAGTGTCAAATTAAATTTGAATTTAATGTGGAAAACACAGGGAGGAAAGGCCATTCAGATAGGCCCTGAGCTTTCACCCACCATCACAGTGAAGTCCAGACACAGATTCACATCCTTATTGTCgtttcacatagaaacattttTCTCGATGTGGGTCACAAACGTGTTTGACAAGATGCCGGCGTCGAGCAGAAAGGAGTAGAGGCAGAGTCTTCACACTGTGGGCTGTTTGAGGTGAGGTGCGCAAAAAGGTTCTGTTGATTTGGTGTGTCCTTCCTGATATGAAGTCTGTGCTCTCTGGTTATGTAAGTCATGGTGGTCTGCTCGTCCTAAGGGAATTATGAAGCGAAGAGAGAGCTGTGCTCGGCCACACATGGGAGATGACGACATCTATTATCACACAGCTCCCCAGTGGTGTTCAATGTATCAACAGAGCAAAATGAACACCAGCAAATGGCAGATAGATCTGACCATTTGGCAGGTAAACAAAAGTCAGGGTTACATATAAAAATGTTTGTCCGATTTTTCCACTCTGGCAGAGTGGAAAAAATAAGTAACATTCCATGTTATTTTTGGACCTGATAGATGAGAGTACTTTGTACGTGCTTCTCCAGAACTATTGTACTACACATCGTAACACAAGGGCCTTCAATTCAAATAGTTGTCTCTTGTTGTCTTCCttcttgtgcgtgtgcatactACACTACACGGCCCCCATGAATGTTCCTGGACGTGTCCCTCCCTGTGGGTGTACCTAAAAAGGTCTCTTTCTTGAAGATGTTTTCATCCACGAAGGTGAAGAGGGGGTACCCAGCCCCGTCGTTGTCGTCGTTGAGCACGGCCATCTCTCCGGCTTTACCCTGCGGCGCACACCCACAACATAATTAAACACATTCATTTGGGGTACTCATTCATACTTTTATACATTTTGCTTTCTAAACCTGGCTGTTACTTCTGTATGACAGAATAAATGTGGCTTACAGATGATCAGTGGTCGGGCACTGTTAAAACAAAATGATTTGAACCCTCAAATCCCTCCATGGAAACAGAATATTGATAATTAATCACTATTGCATGCATTACAGTAGGATAACAATTAAGCTTGAATTTAAAGAATATCCGACCACTCAAATCAAACTCTGGGGATAGCACCACCTGGGGCGGAACCCTGGCTACAGCAAGTTCCTTTTTCCGATTGGTCACATTTGTATCAATGAGATGATGTCACTATACATTCATACCATGACAGGTGGTGTCCTTTGGAATTAGTTGTGTCTGGTAATTTGCTTAGTGCTTTCCTTTCTCTgagaataattgtgtgtgtgtgtgtgtgtgtgtgtgtgtgtgtgtgtgtgtgtgtgtgtgtgtgtgtgtgtgtgtgtgtgtgtgtgtgtgtgtgtgtgtgtgtgcgtgcgtgtgtgtgtgtgtgtctttgaatgtgtttgtatatacaaatattaaaacATACTACTGGAAATGAAAAGACCCGACAGTGACCAGGCAGGGACAGAGAGGATGAAAAGGTGATCCAGTACAGCATGACGATGAAGATAGCATTTTCAAAGTTAGTTATTTCATTCATCGACTACAATCAGTAATCCCTTTTTAAGCCCTTTACTAACAATGCTTTTTTATGCTATAGTGATGGTCAAAACGACGACCATCAGTTTTTTTGCATTGCAGTTTACTGTAGACCTCAGCCACTGTTTGGCTCAATTGTTTAGCATTCAACTGAGTTTGGCTAATGTGTGGCtggccattgtgtgtgtgtgtgtgtgtgtgtgtgtgtgtgtgtgtgtgtgtgtgtgtgtgtgtgtgtgtgtgtgtgtgtgtgtttgtgtgtgtgtgtgtgtgtgtgtgtgtgtgtgtgcgtgttttgtgcGTGCGTTGGGTTGTATTAAATTGGTAGTAAAATAACAACGAGCAAAGATCAATGGTAGGTCCAACCTAAAGCGAGGATAGTTCAGATTAGATATGGGAGGTTGGGTCAAGGGCCTTGTTCAGCAAGTTTTTTTTCGGGGTTCACCTGAAGAGAGATCCTGTAGTCTTTGCCAGGCTGGAGCCGGTTGACGTCATTGTCCCACAGCGCCTGCGCCATGGAGGAcaactctctgtcactctcgaCCATCACGTCCTCCCTGTTGGGCCCTCGGTACTCTGTAGACCTGCTGAGCTGAGTGCTGTGGGCAGAAGGTAACGGTAGCTTGAGGATCCGTCATCTAATCAACATTGATGTCATGGTGCCTTGAGGTGTGGCCAGTATTCATACAATTTGCGGCAAAGTTTGAGGTAAAATTATGGTTACGTAAAAGAATGACACCATAGGCCTACTCTGTGGTTCAACTTTGATTGTAACAACACAGAAAGAAGAGAGCATATAAATCGACCGAGGGATGTTTCATATTCTCACTCACATTTATTGTATAGGCAtaagaaacaaaataaaactatACAAAATTAAAAATTAGAAATCTCATTCAAGGAACTTGGACACCTTGTTGCACCACATACATTTAGCCGTTCATCCCATCCCCATCTCAACTCTGTTGGCGATGATTAACTTCCATCAACACCATTGTCTTC from the Gadus macrocephalus chromosome 7, ASM3116895v1 genome contains:
- the endou2 gene encoding uridylate-specific endoribonuclease B, which codes for MVESDRELSSMAQALWDNDVNRLQPGKDYRISLQGKAGEMAVLNDDNDGAGYPLFTFVDENIFKKETFLAFISLLDNYVSATGEPEIVTPEEEAENHKFLDSLVQTPTMKIAHKYLVDKKLSPENETDFKKQLYTIWFELYARKGASRPDSSGFEHVFVGETRRGRTVIGFHNWIQLYLQEKLGHIDYKGYSVNANSPQPDENKHIMALQFSWKEGFKPKGSIFIGVSPEFEFALYTLCFLSSPNERVKVQFSLYDVEVVCVHHNQKHIGTTYPMLIRYQNLHQ